From a region of the Fibrobacter sp. UWR4 genome:
- the ispH gene encoding 4-hydroxy-3-methylbut-2-enyl diphosphate reductase, translating to MKKVILATPRGFCAGVDRAIHVVEKALEKFGTPIYVRHEIVHNKFVVETLKAKGVIFVDHLCEVPEGSVVIFSAHGVAERIYKEAEERHLQVLDASCPLVLRVHFSATRHYNAGRHIIMIGHAGHAEVEGTLGQLPDGAISLVRNEADVAAVQVPADKELAYITQTTLSVAETREIIKALKDRFPGIIGPDAGDLCYATGNRQAAVLDLCSKVDMLLVVGAKNSSNSSRLMELGLEQGIQSYLIDTVKDLQPEWFDGHQVVGISSGASAPEILVQEVVDWLKTKFEGIEIENFVKLVENTKFNLPKALQD from the coding sequence ATGAAGAAAGTAATTCTCGCTACCCCTCGTGGTTTCTGTGCCGGTGTGGACCGTGCCATCCATGTGGTTGAAAAAGCTCTGGAAAAATTTGGTACCCCCATTTACGTCCGTCACGAAATCGTGCATAACAAGTTCGTGGTGGAAACCCTGAAGGCCAAGGGCGTCATTTTTGTGGATCACCTCTGCGAAGTGCCGGAAGGTTCCGTGGTGATTTTCTCCGCACATGGTGTGGCGGAACGCATCTATAAGGAAGCCGAAGAACGCCATCTTCAGGTGCTGGATGCCAGCTGCCCGCTGGTTCTCCGTGTTCACTTCAGCGCTACCAGGCATTATAACGCTGGTCGCCACATTATCATGATTGGTCATGCGGGACATGCGGAAGTGGAAGGCACTTTGGGCCAATTACCGGATGGTGCCATTTCCTTGGTTCGCAACGAAGCGGATGTGGCGGCCGTCCAGGTTCCCGCTGATAAGGAACTGGCCTACATTACTCAGACCACCCTTTCCGTGGCGGAAACTCGCGAAATCATCAAGGCCCTGAAGGACCGTTTCCCGGGGATCATCGGACCTGATGCTGGCGACCTTTGCTATGCAACGGGTAACCGCCAGGCTGCCGTGCTGGATCTTTGCTCCAAGGTGGACATGCTTCTGGTGGTGGGGGCCAAGAATTCCTCCAATTCCAGCCGTTTGATGGAACTGGGTCTGGAACAGGGTATCCAGAGCTACCTCATCGATACCGTAAAGGACCTCCAGCCGGAATGGTTCGACGGCCATCAGGTGGTGGGTATTTCCAGTGGTGCAAGTGCCCCCGAAATCCTGGTTCAGGAGGTGGTGGATTGGCTAAAGACAAAATTTGAAGGTATTGAAATCGAGAATTTTGTAAAATTAGTGGAAAATACCAAGTTTAATTTGCCAAAGGCACTTCAAGATTAA
- a CDS encoding PolC-type DNA polymerase III, with product MPPKFVAFDLETTGLSFQKDEIIEIGAVKFSVEVKGGKVVPKLEKEFETFVKPNMMIPAEASNVNHIYDKDVQDAPAVGDAIKKFTAFCGQTSILIAHNANFDATFMRNAYKANPQMVPGNPVVDSLAITKAIMPEAGSHKLGNLAGMFLKSGEITMNIDPNKMHRAVYDCEMLMEVFVAVLRRRLKEKDWEMANIMKSLEKYKGIPQFLTSK from the coding sequence ATGCCTCCTAAATTCGTAGCTTTTGACTTGGAAACCACCGGTCTTAGCTTCCAGAAAGATGAAATTATTGAAATCGGTGCAGTGAAGTTTTCCGTCGAAGTAAAAGGCGGAAAGGTCGTGCCCAAGCTGGAAAAGGAATTCGAAACCTTCGTCAAGCCCAATATGATGATCCCTGCAGAAGCCTCCAACGTGAACCATATTTACGATAAGGACGTGCAGGATGCTCCGGCTGTTGGCGATGCCATCAAGAAGTTCACTGCGTTCTGCGGTCAGACTTCCATCCTGATTGCACATAACGCAAACTTCGACGCTACTTTCATGCGCAACGCCTACAAGGCAAACCCCCAGATGGTTCCGGGCAATCCTGTTGTGGATAGCCTGGCCATTACCAAGGCCATCATGCCGGAAGCAGGCTCCCACAAGCTGGGTAACCTGGCAGGAATGTTCCTGAAAAGCGGCGAAATCACCATGAACATCGACCCCAACAAGATGCACCGCGCAGTCTATGACTGCGAAATGCTGATGGAAGTGTTCGTAGCTGTGCTCCGCCGCCGTCTAAAGGAAAAGGACTGGGAAATGGCAAATATCATGAAGAGTCTGGAAAAGTACAAGGGCATTCCCCAGTTCCTCACTTCTAAATAA
- a CDS encoding ABC transporter permease: MKKENKNIGAFLSEYGVFIALAILVVVISTISPEFRQPGNFLNLLRQASFNGLIAFGMTCVILSGGIDLSVGSTFALSAIVCAEMIGHGVPVIVAVPVALLVGVALGLISGLLVTKGRLQPFIATLITMTAYRGMAMILTDGKPISRLAESAGDGAFLFKALGKGNVVCDFLPAIKIPIPILILLASFGIFYFLLKHTTFGRRLYATGSNAKCAALSGVNIDRIKMSVYAISGFLSALAGLIMISRVDSAQPIMGSGYELDAIAAVALGGTSMNGGRGRIAGTIAGVLIIAVLNNGLNILGVTSYYQNVIKAVVILVAVLADRKR, encoded by the coding sequence ATGAAAAAGGAAAACAAGAATATAGGTGCCTTTTTATCGGAATATGGCGTGTTTATTGCGCTGGCTATTCTGGTGGTTGTCATCAGTACCATTAGCCCCGAATTCCGTCAGCCGGGCAACTTCCTGAACCTGTTGCGTCAGGCTTCCTTTAACGGCTTGATTGCATTCGGTATGACTTGCGTCATTCTCAGTGGCGGTATCGATCTTTCCGTAGGTTCCACTTTTGCATTGAGCGCCATTGTCTGTGCCGAAATGATCGGCCATGGCGTTCCGGTGATTGTTGCGGTTCCCGTGGCGTTGCTGGTGGGCGTGGCCTTGGGCTTGATTAGCGGTCTTCTGGTGACCAAGGGCCGTTTGCAGCCCTTCATTGCGACCCTCATTACCATGACGGCTTATCGTGGCATGGCCATGATTCTTACGGATGGTAAGCCTATTTCCCGCCTGGCAGAAAGTGCTGGGGATGGAGCCTTCCTCTTTAAGGCTCTGGGTAAGGGTAACGTGGTTTGCGACTTCCTGCCGGCTATTAAAATTCCTATTCCTATCCTGATCCTGTTGGCATCCTTCGGTATCTTCTATTTCTTGCTGAAGCATACCACTTTCGGTCGCCGCCTTTATGCCACCGGTTCTAACGCCAAGTGCGCTGCACTGTCTGGTGTGAACATCGATCGCATTAAGATGAGCGTCTATGCCATTTCCGGCTTCCTCAGTGCTTTGGCTGGCCTTATCATGATTAGCCGTGTGGACTCCGCACAGCCTATCATGGGAAGCGGTTATGAGCTGGATGCTATCGCTGCTGTTGCCCTTGGCGGTACCAGTATGAATGGCGGTCGCGGAAGAATTGCCGGAACAATTGCTGGTGTTCTCATCATCGCCGTTCTGAACAACGGCTTGAACATCCTGGGTGTCACTTCCTACTATCAGAATGTGATCAAGGCTGTGGTGATCTTGGTTGCTGTTCTTGCTGATCGTAAGAGATAA
- the rpmB gene encoding 50S ribosomal protein L28, whose amino-acid sequence MSRICEVTGKAGLVGNMVSHSNRKKLMKQLPNLQTKRFYIAEEDRWVTLRISNAGLRTINKRGILAVAKELGI is encoded by the coding sequence ATGAGCCGCATTTGTGAAGTTACCGGCAAAGCCGGTCTCGTGGGCAACATGGTTTCCCACTCTAACCGCAAGAAGTTGATGAAGCAGCTGCCGAACCTTCAGACGAAGCGTTTCTACATCGCTGAAGAAGATCGCTGGGTTACCCTGCGCATCTCCAACGCCGGTCTGCGCACCATCAATAAGCGCGGTATCCTGGCTGTTGCTAAGGAACTGGGCATCTAA
- a CDS encoding isoprenylcysteine carboxylmethyltransferase family protein yields MNKLYAYRGWILGALAIILLAMPASPFPELTPETICSEYVFFSIILPTLVFASSVILRIQARRSIGEHTRGVSHDANRLVTDGMYSRIRHPLYVSNTGVAYSYILFHLGLSLRALPFVVVLVSFEILLAKMEDRYLESRFGDGWRKWAAVTPAFIPRLTRGSVSAEPLNSEKDVSYMRRSFFAAARADFSTWFWLAVAIVFVVLRKTILNFNLLELWG; encoded by the coding sequence GTGAACAAACTGTACGCCTATCGCGGTTGGATTCTTGGGGCGCTCGCCATTATCCTTTTGGCGATGCCTGCGTCCCCGTTTCCGGAATTAACTCCTGAGACGATTTGTTCGGAATATGTTTTCTTCTCAATTATTTTGCCTACGCTGGTGTTTGCGTCTTCCGTGATCCTTAGGATCCAGGCCCGTCGTTCCATTGGGGAGCATACTCGCGGCGTCTCCCATGACGCGAATCGTCTGGTGACTGATGGGATGTACTCCCGTATCCGTCATCCTCTTTATGTTTCCAATACGGGCGTCGCCTATTCCTATATCCTTTTTCACTTGGGACTATCTCTGCGTGCTTTGCCGTTTGTGGTGGTGCTGGTGTCCTTTGAGATTCTGCTGGCTAAAATGGAAGACCGATATCTTGAAAGTCGCTTTGGAGATGGATGGCGCAAATGGGCCGCGGTGACGCCGGCGTTTATTCCGAGGCTAACCCGCGGAAGCGTATCCGCGGAACCCTTGAATTCTGAAAAGGACGTTTCGTATATGCGTCGCAGTTTCTTTGCTGCGGCCCGTGCTGATTTTTCTACCTGGTTTTGGTTAGCAGTGGCCATCGTCTTTGTCGTTTTACGCAAGACAATTTTGAACTTCAATCTCCTGGAACTTTGGGGTTAG
- a CDS encoding 3-deoxy-D-manno-octulosonic acid transferase — protein MMGLNFINLGRIALGLVAEIASRVKPLEKKYCISRRLRCSWPKGPFLWMHGASMGECKMLLDLATALQEDVSDLPKILLTSQKVEVVRYLQKSQKSCDVALAPADVPWVLRKFLRCVKPVGLILGENELWPGYLSAMERYTKSPSVALVSGRFRKAVPGMKFSGIGFAAVQTFDDQNRLLKAAMKSFRAPICKGGNWKLLNWARGDQTENVQDFNEAGSVRSAYTSFISLHVEELPFLRKTFSRLVKRNKTIVLVPRRLEETRRMERFFRGQGVPVVQWPAVAPGTISIVNSFGKVKEILSQSDFAFVGGSFHKSLGIHDFWEPLRMGVPTFVGPFCRGAESAVKDLVKNGGLVRLKNSNAWPQIPADRACVESLLAKEREKILNSYRQLKKFVEELLK, from the coding sequence ATGATGGGCTTGAATTTTATCAACCTCGGTCGAATTGCTTTGGGACTTGTGGCGGAAATTGCAAGTCGCGTTAAACCGCTGGAAAAAAAGTATTGTATCTCTAGACGTCTCCGCTGCTCCTGGCCTAAGGGACCGTTCCTCTGGATGCACGGCGCCAGCATGGGGGAGTGCAAGATGCTTCTCGATCTTGCGACCGCCCTGCAGGAAGATGTTTCGGACTTGCCGAAAATTCTCTTGACTTCCCAGAAAGTGGAAGTGGTCCGCTATCTGCAGAAATCGCAGAAATCTTGTGATGTGGCCTTGGCTCCAGCGGATGTTCCGTGGGTTCTGAGAAAATTCCTTCGTTGCGTTAAACCTGTTGGCCTTATCCTGGGGGAGAATGAATTGTGGCCGGGGTATCTTTCTGCTATGGAACGCTACACGAAAAGCCCTTCTGTGGCTCTTGTTTCCGGACGATTCCGGAAGGCGGTTCCGGGCATGAAGTTTTCCGGCATTGGCTTTGCCGCTGTGCAGACGTTTGATGACCAGAATCGTCTTTTGAAAGCCGCGATGAAATCTTTTCGCGCGCCTATTTGCAAAGGCGGCAACTGGAAACTGCTGAACTGGGCCCGTGGCGATCAAACTGAAAATGTCCAAGATTTTAACGAAGCAGGAAGTGTTCGTTCCGCATACACCAGTTTTATCTCCCTGCATGTGGAAGAATTGCCGTTCCTTCGCAAGACGTTCAGTCGCTTGGTGAAGCGGAATAAAACGATTGTTCTTGTTCCCCGTCGTCTGGAAGAAACTCGCCGGATGGAACGATTCTTCCGTGGGCAGGGTGTACCTGTGGTGCAGTGGCCCGCTGTTGCGCCGGGTACAATTTCTATCGTGAACAGCTTTGGAAAGGTAAAGGAAATTCTTTCCCAAAGTGATTTTGCTTTTGTGGGAGGTTCCTTTCATAAGAGTCTTGGAATCCATGATTTCTGGGAACCGCTTCGGATGGGTGTTCCCACTTTTGTAGGACCGTTTTGTCGTGGCGCAGAAAGTGCGGTGAAAGACCTTGTGAAAAACGGGGGCCTTGTTCGTTTGAAAAATTCGAACGCTTGGCCTCAAATACCTGCGGATCGGGCCTGCGTCGAATCCTTGCTTGCAAAAGAACGGGAAAAAATTTTAAATTCGTACCGTCAATTAAAAAAGTTTGTTGAGGAGCTCCTGAAATGA
- a CDS encoding substrate-binding domain-containing protein, producing the protein MVTAENADKLNADKPAFSGTIGLSVSTLNNPFFVTLVEGAKKAAAELKLGLIVVDAGDNVSKQVSDIEDLVSKNVTILIVNAVDSDALTGAVKVAKSKGVKVISVDRAINGVEVDCQIASDNVAGAELATQYIVDKLGEGVVTAELQGTLGSSAAIDRGKGFHNIADKKLKVAASQTANFNRTEGMSVMENMLQANGKIAAVFAANDEMALGAVEASSGAGKKVMVVGFDATDDAVEAIKAGRMAATIAQQPGLIGETAVRTAADIANGKTVEKNIPVKVTLVTAENAGK; encoded by the coding sequence CTGGTCACCGCCGAAAATGCTGACAAGCTGAATGCCGACAAGCCTGCTTTCAGCGGCACTATCGGCTTGTCTGTCTCCACCTTGAATAACCCCTTCTTCGTGACCCTTGTTGAAGGTGCCAAGAAGGCCGCTGCCGAACTGAAACTTGGCCTGATTGTGGTTGACGCTGGCGATAACGTTTCCAAGCAGGTTAGCGATATTGAAGACTTGGTCAGCAAGAATGTGACCATCCTGATTGTGAACGCAGTGGATTCCGATGCTCTGACGGGTGCCGTGAAGGTTGCCAAGTCCAAGGGAGTGAAGGTCATTAGCGTGGACCGTGCCATCAACGGTGTGGAAGTGGATTGCCAGATTGCTTCCGATAACGTTGCCGGAGCAGAACTTGCTACCCAGTACATCGTGGATAAACTTGGCGAAGGCGTCGTCACCGCCGAACTTCAGGGAACTCTGGGTTCCTCTGCCGCCATCGATCGCGGTAAGGGATTCCACAACATTGCCGACAAGAAGCTGAAGGTGGCTGCCTCTCAGACTGCAAACTTCAATCGTACCGAAGGCATGAGCGTCATGGAAAACATGCTGCAGGCCAACGGCAAGATTGCCGCAGTCTTTGCCGCCAATGACGAAATGGCTCTGGGTGCCGTAGAAGCTAGCAGCGGTGCTGGCAAGAAGGTCATGGTGGTGGGCTTCGATGCTACCGACGACGCTGTTGAAGCCATCAAGGCTGGCCGTATGGCTGCAACCATCGCTCAGCAGCCGGGCCTCATTGGTGAAACCGCTGTGCGTACTGCCGCAGATATCGCCAACGGCAAGACTGTGGAAAAGAACATCCCGGTGAAGGTTACTCTGGTCACTGCAGAAAATGCAGGCAAGTAA
- a CDS encoding carbohydrate-binding protein: MKKAFSRTAAKAFILISALTAISFAAADQCKPIGWATRSGRTSTAFDVTGGGNVQADTVRTFDQLQNLVKDATPKVIYIDGTLGDGWLNRSGSRLTISGSNKTIIGLKAGTKLNACIRIAGAAKNIILRNIVIEGPGSNADQAWDNIVIEGSSGKYPSNIWVDHCEFWDGQDGNADVVKGADNVTFTWCKFGYKKRSTHNLSNLIGSNDTEPESEGKLNVTYMFNWWVAAAQRKPRCRFGNIHVVNNLITADANISAGTDVLGMAPGVQCRIRSERNHFINEREPIYLGLSGTIGVAEPIDNKYTNCTGNTRGNGTSFTPPYDYTGFMLNVNDVEAAVRAGAGATLASPTICDANYKEPEPPAPPKEFQAEDGTITEGILESSNGGYHGKGYVNFNVGGSLSVPVTVEKAGEYQMDLDFTNGSSEARPLTISVGDFITEQTFEKTASWTTWLTKTFNLELNAGKNEIVFATAAGKDGPNLDQFDLTLVKEFKTPADTSSADTTIADTTAKDTSVTDTTPDGIISELTRSPRVRMQSGVVTLEGFGISTGMEVQIFDMKGTRALTSRGSSAISLRNLPKGLYIVKVTGAGFNYQGIVKNK; encoded by the coding sequence ATGAAAAAAGCGTTTTCCAGGACCGCCGCAAAGGCCTTCATTCTTATTTCCGCACTGACCGCAATTTCTTTCGCCGCAGCAGACCAGTGCAAGCCCATTGGCTGGGCAACCCGCAGCGGCCGCACCAGCACCGCCTTTGATGTAACCGGCGGTGGAAACGTCCAGGCCGATACAGTAAGAACTTTCGACCAGTTGCAGAACTTGGTAAAGGACGCCACTCCGAAAGTCATCTATATCGATGGTACTTTGGGCGACGGCTGGCTAAATCGTTCCGGCAGCCGCCTCACCATTTCCGGAAGCAACAAGACCATCATCGGCCTGAAGGCTGGGACCAAGCTGAACGCCTGTATCCGAATCGCCGGCGCCGCCAAGAACATCATTCTCCGTAACATCGTGATCGAAGGCCCGGGCTCCAACGCAGACCAGGCTTGGGACAACATCGTCATCGAAGGAAGCTCCGGCAAATACCCCAGCAACATCTGGGTGGACCACTGCGAATTCTGGGATGGCCAGGACGGCAACGCTGACGTAGTGAAAGGCGCCGACAACGTCACTTTCACATGGTGTAAGTTCGGCTACAAGAAGCGCAGCACTCACAATCTTTCCAATCTTATCGGCAGTAACGATACAGAACCCGAAAGCGAAGGCAAATTGAATGTTACCTACATGTTCAACTGGTGGGTGGCCGCCGCACAGCGCAAGCCTCGCTGCCGTTTCGGAAACATCCATGTGGTAAACAACCTGATTACTGCTGACGCAAACATTTCTGCAGGCACCGACGTTTTGGGCATGGCTCCGGGCGTACAGTGCAGAATCCGTTCCGAACGCAACCACTTCATTAACGAGCGCGAACCTATTTACCTGGGGCTTTCAGGAACCATCGGCGTTGCAGAACCCATCGACAATAAGTACACCAACTGCACGGGAAATACCAGAGGCAACGGCACATCCTTTACGCCACCCTACGATTACACCGGTTTCATGCTAAACGTCAATGACGTGGAAGCCGCCGTGAGAGCAGGCGCCGGCGCAACACTCGCAAGTCCCACGATTTGCGACGCCAACTACAAGGAACCGGAACCTCCCGCACCGCCTAAGGAATTCCAGGCAGAAGACGGAACCATCACAGAAGGCATTCTTGAAAGTTCCAACGGAGGCTATCACGGAAAAGGTTATGTGAATTTCAATGTGGGCGGAAGCTTATCTGTTCCGGTAACCGTAGAAAAGGCTGGGGAGTACCAGATGGACCTGGATTTTACCAACGGTTCTTCTGAAGCGCGCCCCCTGACCATTAGTGTTGGCGATTTCATTACGGAGCAGACCTTTGAGAAAACAGCTTCCTGGACCACTTGGCTCACAAAGACATTCAACCTGGAACTGAACGCTGGCAAGAACGAAATTGTATTTGCCACAGCAGCAGGAAAGGACGGCCCCAATCTGGATCAGTTCGACTTGACCCTAGTGAAGGAATTCAAAACACCCGCGGATACTAGTTCTGCGGATACAACCATCGCCGACACGACTGCGAAGGATACTTCTGTAACAGATACGACGCCGGATGGTATCATCTCGGAATTGACAAGGTCCCCACGAGTCCGCATGCAATCGGGTGTGGTGACGTTGGAAGGTTTCGGAATCTCCACAGGTATGGAAGTTCAAATCTTCGACATGAAGGGAACACGCGCTCTCACGTCGCGCGGATCTTCCGCAATTTCCTTAAGAAATCTGCCTAAGGGACTTTATATCGTTAAAGTGACTGGCGCAGGATTTAATTACCAGGGAATTGTTAAGAATAAATAG
- a CDS encoding lysophospholipid acyltransferase family protein: MDSYSLKVRITSKIVELWLRSLRTRLQAPAEFGPGILGLWHQDVLACVAAFKDKNVHILISESKDGEFLAATAQRLGYKVTRGSDTHGSSNVRHVLDTLKKGGFAGMALDGPRGPALQEKPGSVWLSKSSGRPLWLLSPRYGRHLRLKNWDKMYIPLPLTSIDMRINYFCENQSSHCKDIKEKQGY; the protein is encoded by the coding sequence ATGGATTCCTATTCCCTGAAGGTTAGAATTACGTCAAAAATCGTGGAGTTGTGGCTCCGCAGCCTACGGACCAGACTACAGGCTCCCGCCGAATTCGGTCCGGGAATCCTGGGTTTATGGCATCAGGACGTACTCGCCTGTGTGGCGGCCTTCAAGGATAAAAACGTCCATATCCTCATTTCCGAATCAAAGGATGGAGAATTTTTGGCAGCAACCGCCCAACGTTTGGGATACAAGGTCACCCGCGGGTCCGATACCCACGGTTCCTCTAACGTAAGGCACGTTCTGGACACCCTCAAGAAAGGCGGTTTCGCGGGAATGGCCCTCGATGGCCCTCGGGGTCCCGCCTTGCAGGAAAAACCCGGTTCCGTCTGGCTGTCCAAGTCCAGCGGTCGCCCCCTCTGGCTGCTCAGCCCCCGCTATGGAAGGCATCTCAGGTTAAAAAACTGGGATAAAATGTACATTCCCCTCCCCCTGACATCTATTGACATGAGAATTAACTATTTTTGCGAAAACCAATCCAGCCATTGTAAAGACATCAAAGAAAAACAAGGATATTAG
- a CDS encoding ATP-binding cassette domain-containing protein, whose product MFLRKWLKKSFLGGILRFFPLALLASGADAAILSGIKFFMEILSGESSEALSRWVILMVALTVLRLVFLFLKVRTSERWLYNTSSRVTAWFLHGLRNLSPRVFHTPEGDKNVEAAYEATQVFQTNGAVLFQAVQAILQLVVFLPVLCFISWRLTTFLFLVIVPVVSFLQRKLHKLGPAEESLLWGRSNFRGSLTQARRLFRQWSSSRERTAVSDDLLKQTRILRDRGVETSIHKQILSQITEAVSVLAMVLVLGFCALLIQRGWMDGSSLVLFCSAVLLSYKPVKECARVMPQYRSLMSAMNVLETFESLPKRTAFNELVGRQGPELKGASVNKKSFHYEGSEAPVFSGFELSWSREKPVLVRGKNGVGKSTFLRLLAGLEQWDDGSRNASLSGTEYNVFFVAQDLELPPRRFLQKLLESVARTPTIVAAITRFQRTANVAPLLHKPGLSGGERSKVALLWSLASRSKTILLDEPFASIALVDREPLLSAFLDCAEQLDKWVVIVSHDVLSPAVEARFNVVTFDDEQSRNSGDEQSGVNGGGQSRVNGDGRSREESEGTSR is encoded by the coding sequence ATGTTTCTTAGAAAGTGGCTGAAAAAATCCTTTTTAGGCGGAATTCTCCGCTTTTTCCCTCTGGCTCTCCTTGCTAGCGGGGCTGATGCGGCCATCCTTTCTGGCATAAAGTTCTTTATGGAAATTCTTTCGGGAGAATCCTCTGAGGCTTTGTCCCGCTGGGTAATCCTGATGGTGGCCTTGACGGTACTCCGTCTCGTCTTTCTTTTCCTGAAAGTGCGGACATCCGAACGTTGGCTTTATAATACAAGTAGTCGCGTGACCGCCTGGTTCCTTCATGGACTTCGTAATCTGTCCCCCCGTGTTTTCCATACGCCTGAGGGTGACAAAAATGTGGAAGCCGCTTACGAGGCTACTCAAGTTTTCCAGACCAACGGGGCGGTCCTTTTCCAGGCGGTGCAGGCAATCCTCCAGCTGGTGGTATTCCTACCGGTGCTGTGCTTTATCTCCTGGCGATTGACCACTTTCCTTTTCCTGGTCATAGTCCCGGTGGTAAGTTTTCTCCAGCGGAAACTCCACAAACTCGGTCCCGCCGAGGAATCCCTGCTGTGGGGGCGTTCCAATTTCCGCGGCAGTTTGACCCAGGCCCGTCGCCTATTCCGCCAATGGAGTTCTTCCCGCGAACGTACCGCGGTTAGCGATGACTTGCTGAAACAGACCCGAATCCTCCGGGACCGTGGTGTGGAAACATCCATTCATAAACAGATCCTGTCCCAGATTACGGAAGCGGTTTCCGTGCTGGCCATGGTGCTGGTTCTTGGCTTTTGCGCCCTGCTGATTCAGCGTGGCTGGATGGACGGCTCCTCCTTGGTTCTTTTCTGTTCTGCAGTCCTCCTGAGTTACAAGCCCGTGAAGGAGTGTGCCCGAGTCATGCCCCAGTATCGTTCCCTCATGAGTGCCATGAACGTGCTGGAAACTTTTGAATCTCTCCCGAAACGCACCGCTTTTAATGAATTAGTCGGAAGGCAAGGTCCTGAATTAAAAGGTGCGTCGGTGAATAAAAAGTCCTTCCATTACGAAGGATCCGAGGCTCCGGTATTTTCTGGATTTGAACTTTCCTGGTCTCGGGAAAAGCCTGTTCTTGTTCGCGGGAAAAATGGGGTAGGGAAGTCTACCTTCTTGCGTCTCCTGGCGGGTCTTGAACAGTGGGATGACGGCTCCCGAAACGCCTCCCTTTCGGGAACGGAATATAATGTGTTTTTCGTGGCTCAGGATCTGGAACTCCCTCCCCGCAGGTTCCTACAGAAACTTCTGGAATCCGTTGCCCGCACCCCTACGATTGTTGCAGCTATTACCCGCTTCCAGCGGACGGCTAATGTAGCGCCTCTTCTTCACAAACCTGGCCTCTCTGGCGGCGAACGTTCCAAGGTCGCTCTCCTCTGGTCTCTCGCTTCCCGCAGTAAGACCATCCTGTTGGATGAACCTTTTGCATCTATCGCCCTTGTTGACCGCGAACCGTTGCTTTCTGCATTCCTGGACTGCGCGGAGCAGCTGGACAAGTGGGTGGTAATCGTGAGCCACGATGTTCTTTCGCCTGCCGTGGAAGCCCGCTTCAACGTGGTGACCTTCGACGACGAGCAATCCCGCAATTCCGGCGACGAACAGTCCGGAGTAAATGGTGGTGGACAATCCCGGGTGAATGGCGACGGTCGATCCCGAGAAGAAAGCGAAGGGACTTCCCGGTGA
- a CDS encoding ribokinase, whose amino-acid sequence MKVLNIGSMNLDHVYSVDHIILPGETEATGAVKHYLGGKGMNQSVALAKAGVEVYQGGMIGEDGQPFLDACKEYGVHGEYIAKVDDQTGHTIIQIDKNAQNSILLYGGANQRLTQEYVDGVLSHFEAGDILLLQNEVNLLPYIVDKAFEKGMQIALNPSPFNEKLDAVDMTKISIFLLNEVEGNQVTGKTDPDEILAEMRKRFPKARIVLTLGKDGAVYSDGEEKVFQPIFPVKAVDTTAAGDTFTGYFLAGLAEGMPIAQALRMSARASAIAVSRPGAVPSIPLRKEVEEALANS is encoded by the coding sequence ATGAAAGTTCTTAATATCGGTTCCATGAATCTTGACCACGTCTATAGCGTGGACCATATCATTCTTCCTGGTGAAACTGAAGCAACCGGTGCTGTCAAGCATTATTTAGGCGGTAAGGGAATGAACCAGTCTGTCGCTCTTGCCAAGGCAGGCGTGGAAGTTTATCAGGGCGGTATGATTGGCGAGGATGGCCAGCCCTTCCTGGATGCCTGTAAGGAATATGGCGTTCATGGAGAATATATCGCAAAGGTGGATGATCAGACTGGCCATACCATCATCCAGATTGACAAGAACGCCCAGAACAGCATTCTTCTGTATGGCGGTGCAAATCAGCGCTTGACTCAGGAATATGTGGACGGCGTGCTCAGCCACTTTGAGGCTGGCGACATCCTGTTGCTGCAGAATGAAGTGAACCTGTTGCCTTACATCGTGGACAAGGCCTTTGAAAAGGGGATGCAGATTGCGTTGAATCCCTCTCCCTTTAACGAGAAACTTGACGCTGTGGACATGACCAAGATCAGCATTTTCCTGCTGAACGAAGTGGAAGGCAATCAGGTGACGGGCAAGACGGATCCCGACGAAATCCTGGCCGAAATGCGCAAACGTTTCCCAAAGGCTCGCATTGTGCTTACCTTGGGTAAGGACGGTGCGGTGTATAGCGACGGCGAAGAGAAGGTGTTCCAGCCCATCTTCCCCGTGAAAGCTGTGGATACCACTGCTGCCGGCGATACCTTTACCGGATACTTCCTGGCGGGTCTCGCAGAAGGCATGCCCATTGCCCAGGCCCTTCGCATGAGTGCCCGCGCTTCTGCCATCGCAGTAAGCCGCCCCGGCGCCGTACCCTCTATCCCTCTGCGCAAGGAGGTGGAAGAAGCCTTGGCCAACAGCTAA